In Thermomonas carbonis, a single genomic region encodes these proteins:
- a CDS encoding TonB-dependent receptor, with protein MGVYTMASNNFATGLKRSALTVALGMCFVGGVQAQSNSAGAVTGRAASGDTITITNPATGFSRTITVDGSGSYRFSALPTGQYQLSRNGGATRPVTVNVGSAANIDFVSSGGDATTLDTVTVVGSGAINPIDVSSVESTTILTAEQIAKIPVARDTTAVALLAPGTVRGDAAFGNLASFGGASVAENQYFFNGFNITNSFNNLNFAQVPFEAIAEQQTKTGGYGAEFGRSTGGVVNQISRRGTNEFMAGGNIFYTPGSMRETFPNQVLNDGTVVANNSNDKFADELTAAVWAGGALVKDRLFAYGLVQYTRIDNNLALPGTTAGKSSSDINVQPKWLLKMDWNISDNHIIEFTGISDKREIETDYFTTTVTGGIPNSGVYTGTEFSEFGGNTYIGKYTGYLSDNFTLSVLAGTTESARGNYSVSSSGLVNEYNGTVGVPAAGCPVIVDARPSVVNNTIVGRSGCSIADILGRPDAKDTRDQFRIDAEWQLGDHLLRAGIDIDNFESVAGESYSGGAVWRYGRYAATGNTSENEVVRKRVFQSGSTVAVDQTAYYIEDSWSVTDNFIAYMGLRWDNFKNMNGEGETFAEIKNQFAPRLGFSWDVFGDSTFKVYGNAGRYALPLTATVAVRGASKSLFSEQYYTYTGVDPVTGAPTGLTLIDNPANGRPIRYLNNEFGVGKNPETIADVDLKPMYQDEYILGMQKQITDSFSLGARLIHRDLKAAIDDQCDYRPLLAWAFANGFTDNGSHGFQEVADKTLPTDVAVYNPGFAFCHLYNPGEDATFRMDVNGDGVLETVEIDADVLGPKAKRKYTAFEVFFESSFERGFLQGSYTFAKNIGNTEGGVKSDIGQDDTGTTQDFDYPELAEGSYGYLPNDRRHSLKLFGSYDLTDTVSIGGNFSAQSGRPINCFGYHPISPNYGNSYFYCDGEQVDRGTAGRTPWTQKLDMNVSWQPAFASDKLTFKVDVFNVFNSRKPVTVNEFGEDAGGNLQPNVYKSVNGWQTPRAVRFMVQYDF; from the coding sequence ATGGGGGTTTACACAATGGCTTCTAATAATTTCGCTACAGGCCTGAAGCGTAGCGCGCTGACCGTTGCGCTCGGTATGTGCTTCGTCGGCGGCGTGCAGGCGCAGTCGAACTCCGCTGGTGCGGTGACTGGTCGTGCCGCGTCGGGCGACACCATCACCATCACCAACCCGGCTACCGGTTTCAGCCGCACCATCACCGTCGATGGCAGCGGTTCTTACCGCTTCTCGGCGTTGCCGACTGGCCAGTACCAGTTGAGCCGCAACGGCGGTGCCACGCGTCCGGTGACCGTCAATGTCGGTAGCGCAGCCAACATCGACTTCGTCAGCTCCGGCGGCGATGCGACCACCCTCGACACCGTGACCGTCGTCGGCTCCGGTGCGATCAATCCGATCGACGTGTCTTCGGTGGAGTCCACCACCATCCTGACCGCCGAGCAGATCGCCAAGATCCCGGTCGCGCGTGATACCACCGCGGTCGCTCTGTTGGCTCCGGGTACCGTGCGCGGCGACGCCGCCTTCGGCAACCTGGCGTCCTTCGGCGGCGCGTCCGTCGCCGAGAATCAGTACTTCTTCAACGGTTTCAACATCACCAACTCGTTCAACAACCTGAACTTCGCTCAGGTGCCGTTCGAGGCGATTGCCGAGCAGCAGACCAAGACCGGCGGCTACGGCGCCGAGTTCGGTCGCTCCACCGGTGGCGTGGTCAACCAGATCTCGCGTCGCGGTACCAATGAGTTCATGGCCGGCGGCAACATCTTCTACACCCCGGGCAGCATGCGTGAAACCTTCCCGAACCAGGTGCTGAACGATGGTACGGTCGTCGCGAACAACTCGAACGACAAGTTCGCCGATGAGTTGACCGCCGCAGTCTGGGCTGGTGGCGCGCTGGTCAAGGATCGCCTGTTTGCCTATGGTTTGGTGCAGTACACCAGGATCGACAACAACCTGGCGCTGCCGGGCACCACGGCCGGCAAGTCGAGTTCCGACATCAATGTGCAGCCGAAGTGGCTGTTGAAGATGGACTGGAACATCAGCGACAACCACATCATCGAATTCACCGGCATCTCCGACAAGCGCGAGATCGAGACCGACTACTTCACCACCACGGTGACCGGCGGTATCCCGAATTCAGGCGTGTATACCGGTACCGAATTCAGCGAGTTCGGCGGCAATACGTACATCGGCAAGTACACCGGCTACCTGAGTGACAACTTCACCCTGTCGGTGCTCGCCGGCACCACCGAGTCCGCGCGCGGCAACTATTCCGTGTCGTCCAGTGGCCTCGTCAATGAATACAACGGCACCGTTGGCGTGCCTGCCGCCGGTTGCCCGGTGATCGTCGATGCGCGTCCGTCGGTTGTGAACAACACCATCGTCGGCCGCTCCGGCTGCTCCATTGCCGACATCCTGGGCCGTCCGGATGCCAAGGACACTCGCGACCAGTTCCGCATCGACGCCGAATGGCAACTGGGCGACCACCTGCTCCGCGCCGGTATTGATATCGACAACTTCGAGTCGGTGGCGGGTGAGTCGTACTCCGGCGGTGCCGTGTGGCGCTACGGTCGCTACGCTGCGACTGGCAACACCAGCGAGAACGAAGTGGTGCGCAAGCGCGTGTTCCAGTCCGGTTCGACCGTGGCCGTCGACCAGACCGCGTACTACATCGAGGACAGCTGGAGTGTCACCGACAACTTCATCGCCTACATGGGTCTGCGCTGGGACAACTTCAAGAACATGAACGGTGAAGGCGAGACCTTCGCCGAGATCAAGAACCAGTTCGCCCCGCGTCTGGGCTTCAGCTGGGACGTGTTCGGTGATTCCACCTTCAAGGTCTACGGCAATGCCGGCCGTTACGCGCTGCCGCTGACCGCCACCGTGGCGGTGCGTGGTGCCTCCAAGTCGCTGTTCAGCGAGCAGTACTACACCTACACCGGCGTGGATCCGGTCACCGGCGCTCCGACCGGCCTGACCCTGATCGACAACCCGGCGAACGGTCGTCCGATTCGTTACCTGAACAACGAGTTCGGCGTCGGCAAGAACCCGGAAACCATCGCCGATGTCGACCTGAAGCCGATGTACCAGGACGAATACATCCTGGGCATGCAGAAGCAGATCACCGACAGCTTCTCGCTGGGCGCGCGCCTGATCCATCGTGACCTCAAGGCCGCGATCGACGACCAGTGCGATTACCGCCCGCTGCTGGCCTGGGCGTTCGCCAATGGCTTCACCGACAACGGCTCGCACGGCTTCCAGGAAGTCGCGGACAAGACCCTGCCGACCGACGTCGCGGTGTACAACCCTGGCTTCGCCTTCTGCCATCTCTACAACCCGGGCGAGGATGCGACCTTCCGGATGGACGTCAACGGCGACGGCGTCTTGGAGACGGTCGAGATCGACGCGGACGTGCTGGGCCCGAAGGCCAAGCGCAAGTACACCGCCTTCGAAGTCTTCTTCGAAAGCAGCTTCGAGCGCGGCTTCCTGCAGGGCTCGTACACCTTCGCCAAGAACATCGGCAACACCGAAGGTGGCGTGAAGTCGGACATTGGCCAGGACGACACCGGCACGACCCAGGACTTCGACTATCCGGAACTGGCGGAAGGCTCGTACGGCTACCTGCCGAACGATCGTCGTCACAGCCTCAAGCTGTTCGGTAGCTACGACCTGACCGACACGGTGTCGATCGGTGGCAACTTCTCGGCGCAGTCCGGTCGTCCGATCAACTGCTTCGGCTACCACCCGATCTCCCCGAACTACGGCAACTCCTACTTCTACTGTGATGGCGAACAGGTGGATCGTGGTACCGCAGGTCGTACGCCGTGGACCCAGAAGCTGGACATGAACGTGTCCTGGCAGCCGGCATTCGCCAGCGACAAGCTCACATTCAAGGTCGACGTGTTCAATGTGTTCAACAGCCGCAAGCCGGTGACCGTGAACGAGTTTGGCGAGGATGCGGGTGGCAATCTGCAGCCGAACGTGTACAAGTCTGTGAATGGTTGGCAGACCCCGCGTGCCGTGCGCTTCATGGTGCAGTACGACTTCTGA
- a CDS encoding tetratricopeptide repeat-containing sulfotransferase family protein — translation MRSSDVADNAYWRLDREDAGLNAGELWRRAESSRLAGDLVGARREYCELVRIASIACYAHLRLADLDLSAGELRASSGHALQAYRLAHDEPSLLAQLCRQLFGLGEIQAALDVASRLDRISDSAFPLLAQIAKLLSDSMEPVAALALLAHARDAGLPPSAGGHYLEGLNRLYLGELDRAFDALTASVGLDPAFAPAYWSLAKLRRQEQRGERIDRLQSLLERHQDSHPDAALWLYSLFHELDADDQVDRAWPILQRAMRARGHQVPYDEPRESALLRRLTGDMRKWASHHDLQSHHEDDGSPMPVMVVGMPRTGTTIIEQSLCRSRDMQAAGELHDYVRQMRWIANRPGGLEPDTGLIDAIQPGHLDELGRRYRSHTVWRAQGASRYSDKWPENYLVQGIALASLPGLRVLAVRRDAMDSCWSNLREWFGGAYRYSYDVKHVARRQVAYKRLLDSACEAFGERIVAADYEDFVRSPEVETNRLAELLGLPTREQAMPVGAAVATASAVQVRERITDGNIGTWRRYERWLGPLQAALETAQRIEESHA, via the coding sequence GTGCGCTCGAGCGATGTCGCGGACAATGCGTATTGGCGATTGGATCGGGAAGATGCCGGCTTGAATGCAGGTGAACTCTGGCGAAGGGCGGAATCGTCGCGTCTTGCGGGCGATTTGGTGGGCGCTCGACGTGAATACTGCGAACTCGTTCGCATCGCATCCATTGCCTGCTATGCGCACCTTCGCCTTGCCGACCTGGATCTGTCGGCCGGAGAACTTCGCGCGTCGAGCGGACATGCATTGCAGGCATACCGTCTGGCGCATGACGAGCCATCCTTGCTCGCGCAGCTGTGCCGGCAGTTGTTCGGGCTTGGGGAGATACAGGCCGCACTTGACGTGGCCAGTCGCCTTGATCGGATCAGCGATTCGGCATTCCCGCTGCTGGCGCAGATCGCGAAATTGCTGTCCGACTCGATGGAACCGGTTGCTGCACTTGCGCTGCTTGCCCATGCCCGCGATGCAGGTCTTCCGCCCTCTGCGGGAGGTCATTATCTGGAAGGGTTGAACAGACTCTACCTGGGCGAACTCGATCGCGCCTTCGATGCCTTGACCGCCAGCGTCGGGCTGGATCCCGCTTTCGCGCCGGCGTACTGGAGCTTGGCCAAGCTGCGGCGGCAGGAGCAGCGTGGCGAGCGCATCGACCGACTGCAATCGCTACTGGAGCGCCATCAGGATTCGCATCCCGATGCTGCCTTGTGGCTCTACAGCCTCTTCCATGAACTCGATGCGGATGATCAGGTCGATCGTGCCTGGCCGATCCTGCAACGGGCGATGCGTGCCCGTGGTCATCAGGTTCCATACGATGAGCCGCGCGAATCGGCGCTGTTGCGAAGACTGACTGGGGATATGCGCAAATGGGCGAGTCATCACGACCTGCAGTCCCACCACGAGGATGATGGCTCACCCATGCCGGTGATGGTGGTGGGCATGCCGCGTACCGGTACCACCATCATCGAGCAATCACTGTGCCGCTCCCGAGACATGCAGGCGGCAGGCGAGTTGCACGACTATGTGCGGCAGATGCGCTGGATTGCCAATCGCCCGGGAGGGCTCGAACCCGACACAGGCTTGATCGATGCGATCCAACCCGGCCACCTGGATGAACTCGGCAGACGATACCGTTCGCACACGGTTTGGCGGGCACAGGGAGCCTCGCGTTATTCCGACAAGTGGCCGGAAAATTACCTGGTGCAGGGGATCGCGTTGGCTTCATTGCCGGGTCTGCGCGTGCTGGCAGTGCGGCGGGATGCCATGGACAGCTGTTGGTCCAACCTCCGCGAGTGGTTCGGTGGCGCTTATCGTTACAGCTACGACGTAAAACACGTCGCTCGCAGGCAGGTCGCCTACAAGCGTCTGCTCGACTCGGCATGCGAAGCTTTCGGCGAGCGCATCGTCGCCGCCGATTACGAGGACTTCGTGCGTTCCCCCGAGGTCGAGACCAATCGGTTGGCGGAGTTGCTTGGATTGCCAACGCGAGAGCAGGCCATGCCTGTAGGCGCAGCCGTCGCAACCGCCAGTGCCGTGCAGGTACGTGAGCGCATCACCGATGGCAACATCGGCACATGGCGGCGCTATGAACGATGGCTCGGTCCGCTGCAAGCCGCGCTCGAAACTGCGCAACGCATCGAGGAAAGCCACGCATGA
- a CDS encoding tetratricopeptide repeat-containing sulfotransferase family protein: MTHLDQPMRALLAYARPMAERRDMDAMRRVLATIPVDGEAKAARLLEVSYACSLTGAYVDARTAALLAATHVPRSPKLLGELAARLRTFNEATLLRGIVAGAGAARNMPIPLLLTFAAQLSYLNQQEEALGLLDEALRADPTYPTTLLSRGQLLTYVGRIEEAKDSFERCIRRAPEIGQAHWFLAHVGRSTAAENHVDRLRSWIARPQLPANERTSFAFALHKELDDLGDADGAWDALQQACRAKRGALDYAAADSRALVDDLIGMPVEKAGANTPSNGKTPLFIVGMHRSGTTLLEQLLDGSPQVRGVGELYDFTSAMRYATDHHCKGVIDASIVQRAPGVDFVDVGRRYLEGMAWRLGDEAFFTDKLPSNFLNIGFICRALPGAKILHMVRDPVETCFSNLRELFSDANPYSYEQTELADYFLQYRRLMAHWHAAWPDRILDVDYAELTCDPEAVMRRVAAFCGIEYVDAMRDPRSSTRAVATASAVQVRDRVVRREVPKWVPYARHLQPLIAALRQGGVEVAEAST, translated from the coding sequence ATGACCCATCTCGACCAGCCCATGCGCGCATTGCTGGCTTACGCAAGGCCGATGGCGGAGCGTCGCGACATGGATGCGATGCGTCGCGTGCTAGCCACGATTCCAGTGGACGGAGAAGCGAAAGCCGCCCGGTTGCTGGAGGTGTCCTATGCGTGTTCGCTGACGGGGGCATATGTGGATGCGCGTACGGCGGCGCTGCTCGCGGCGACCCATGTGCCGCGTTCACCTAAGTTGCTGGGTGAACTTGCCGCGCGGTTGCGTACCTTCAACGAGGCCACCTTGTTGCGGGGCATCGTGGCCGGCGCGGGAGCCGCCCGCAACATGCCGATTCCGCTGTTGCTGACGTTCGCGGCACAGCTCTCCTACCTGAATCAGCAGGAGGAAGCGCTCGGGTTGCTGGATGAAGCGTTGCGCGCGGATCCGACATACCCAACCACGCTCCTGTCACGCGGGCAGTTGTTGACTTATGTGGGCCGTATCGAGGAGGCGAAGGACAGTTTCGAGCGTTGCATAAGGCGTGCGCCGGAGATTGGCCAAGCGCATTGGTTCCTGGCGCATGTGGGTCGGTCGACTGCAGCGGAGAATCATGTGGATCGTCTGCGGAGCTGGATCGCTCGACCACAATTACCTGCAAACGAACGCACCTCATTCGCCTTCGCCCTGCACAAGGAGCTCGATGACCTGGGTGATGCCGATGGTGCGTGGGACGCCTTGCAACAAGCCTGCAGGGCCAAACGTGGCGCCCTGGACTACGCCGCCGCCGACAGCCGCGCTCTGGTCGATGACCTCATCGGTATGCCGGTCGAGAAAGCTGGTGCCAATACACCAAGCAATGGCAAGACGCCTCTTTTCATCGTGGGCATGCATCGTTCCGGCACGACCCTGCTGGAGCAGTTGCTGGACGGAAGTCCGCAGGTACGAGGCGTCGGCGAGTTGTACGACTTCACCAGCGCGATGCGTTACGCCACCGACCATCACTGCAAGGGCGTGATCGACGCCAGCATCGTGCAACGCGCCCCAGGCGTGGATTTCGTCGATGTTGGCAGGCGATACCTGGAGGGCATGGCGTGGCGGCTAGGCGATGAAGCGTTCTTCACCGACAAGTTGCCGTCGAACTTCCTCAACATCGGTTTCATCTGCCGGGCATTGCCAGGAGCCAAGATCCTGCACATGGTGCGCGACCCGGTCGAGACCTGTTTCTCCAACCTGCGCGAACTGTTCTCCGACGCGAATCCGTATTCCTACGAGCAAACCGAATTGGCGGACTATTTCCTGCAGTACCGCCGATTGATGGCGCACTGGCATGCCGCCTGGCCTGATCGGATCCTCGATGTCGATTACGCGGAACTCACCTGCGATCCCGAAGCCGTGATGCGCAGGGTGGCCGCGTTCTGCGGGATCGAGTATGTCGACGCCATGCGCGATCCGCGCAGCAGCACCCGTGCGGTCGCCACCGCCAGCGCGGTACAGGTACGCGACCGGGTGGTACGCCGCGAGGTGCCGAAATGGGTGCCGTATGCGCGCCATCTGCAGCCGCTGATCGCCGCCTTGCGCCAAGGCGGCGTCGAGGTTGCCGAAGCGTCCACTTAA
- a CDS encoding RNA polymerase sigma factor, giving the protein MLMSTMPIPQDLQDPVQAAADEDAALARRAAVADVRAFEQLYRRHHRRIHGVIARLVGHAGERADDLTQEAFVRAWQALPAFRFESAVSTWLHRLAVNTALMELRSRRSRPWPEDDEALESVATPDTAGQAMLGRDLERAVATLPPRARAVLVLHDVEGWKHEEIATELGMAVGSSKAQLHRARGLLRTRIGVMA; this is encoded by the coding sequence ATGCTGATGTCGACCATGCCCATTCCGCAGGACTTGCAGGATCCCGTCCAGGCCGCCGCTGATGAAGATGCCGCGCTGGCGCGGCGTGCGGCAGTGGCCGACGTGCGCGCCTTCGAGCAGTTGTACCGTCGCCACCACCGGCGCATCCATGGGGTGATCGCGCGGCTGGTCGGCCATGCCGGCGAGCGTGCGGATGACCTGACCCAGGAGGCCTTCGTGCGGGCTTGGCAGGCGTTGCCGGCGTTCCGTTTCGAGAGCGCAGTGTCGACCTGGCTGCACCGGCTGGCGGTGAATACCGCGCTGATGGAATTGCGCTCGCGCCGCAGCCGGCCGTGGCCGGAGGACGACGAGGCGTTGGAGTCGGTCGCCACGCCCGACACCGCCGGGCAGGCGATGCTCGGCCGCGACCTGGAACGTGCGGTCGCCACGCTGCCGCCACGTGCGCGTGCGGTGCTGGTCCTGCACGACGTGGAAGGCTGGAAGCACGAGGAAATCGCGACGGAACTCGGCATGGCGGTCGGCAGTTCCAAGGCACAGTTGCATCGCGCGCGCGGCTTGTTGCGCACGCGCATCGGAGTGATGGCATGA
- a CDS encoding phosphoenolpyruvate carboxykinase (GTP): MSSRLDALNQWVLDVARLTRPDAIHWCDGSDTENDALIARMQADGTLIKLNERTHPDSWLHRSHPDDVARVEHLTFVCTSEQDDAGPNNHWMSPVDGHAQMDALFDGCMVGRTLYVIPYCMGPIDSPLSRCGVEITDSPYVVANMRIMTRMGAAALARIEREGSFVKGLHSTGELDPDRRFIMHFPDELTIKSYGSGYGGNALLGKKCHALRIASHQARKEGWLAEHMLILGLENPQGQTHYIAAAFPSACGKTNLAMLIPPEGYREAGWRVWTIGDDICWMRPGEDGRLYAINPEAGFFGVAPGTSEKSNPNALATIQHDAIFTNVGVTADNQPWWEGIDNGQQPATDWRGEPYDPAMRPAAHPNARFTVSAKQCPSYSPMAEDPQGVPISAIVFGGRRASLVPLVFEARDWTHGVLVGASMGSETTAAAAGQVGVMRRDPMAMKPFCGYNFADYFAHWLSFDRDGAKLPKVFHVNWFRKGSDGKFLWPGFGDNLRVLEWIVGRVEGTAGAVDTPIGLQPTEGDINLGGLDLGEEARSLLFGFDRAGWQAELESIGSYLEDYGPRIPVALMEEQARIAKSIG; the protein is encoded by the coding sequence ATGAGCAGCAGGCTCGATGCATTGAACCAATGGGTGCTGGACGTTGCACGGCTGACCCGGCCCGACGCAATCCACTGGTGCGACGGCAGCGATACCGAGAATGACGCGCTGATCGCGCGGATGCAGGCCGACGGCACTCTCATCAAACTCAACGAACGAACTCATCCGGACAGCTGGCTGCATCGCTCGCATCCGGATGACGTGGCGCGCGTCGAGCACCTGACCTTCGTCTGCACGTCCGAACAGGACGATGCCGGCCCGAACAACCACTGGATGTCGCCGGTCGACGGCCACGCGCAGATGGATGCACTGTTCGACGGCTGCATGGTCGGTCGCACGCTCTACGTGATCCCGTATTGCATGGGGCCGATCGACTCACCGCTGTCGCGTTGTGGCGTGGAGATCACCGACTCGCCGTACGTCGTCGCCAACATGCGGATCATGACCCGCATGGGCGCGGCCGCACTCGCGCGCATCGAGCGCGAAGGCTCGTTCGTCAAAGGTCTGCACTCCACCGGCGAGCTCGACCCGGACCGTCGCTTCATCATGCATTTCCCGGACGAGCTGACCATCAAGTCCTACGGCTCCGGTTACGGCGGGAACGCGTTGCTCGGCAAGAAATGCCATGCGCTGCGCATCGCCTCGCACCAGGCGCGCAAGGAAGGCTGGCTCGCAGAGCACATGCTGATCCTCGGCCTCGAGAATCCGCAGGGCCAGACGCATTACATCGCCGCCGCGTTCCCGAGCGCCTGCGGCAAGACCAACCTGGCGATGCTGATTCCGCCCGAGGGTTATCGCGAAGCCGGCTGGAGGGTGTGGACGATCGGCGACGACATCTGCTGGATGCGTCCGGGCGAAGACGGGCGACTGTATGCGATCAATCCCGAGGCCGGTTTCTTCGGCGTCGCACCGGGGACGTCGGAGAAATCCAACCCGAACGCATTGGCCACCATCCAGCACGACGCCATCTTCACCAATGTCGGCGTCACTGCCGACAACCAGCCTTGGTGGGAAGGCATCGACAACGGCCAGCAACCCGCCACGGACTGGCGCGGCGAACCCTACGATCCAGCGATGCGACCGGCCGCGCATCCGAACGCGCGTTTCACCGTCAGCGCCAAGCAGTGCCCGTCGTATTCGCCGATGGCCGAAGACCCGCAAGGCGTGCCGATCTCGGCGATCGTCTTCGGCGGGCGCCGCGCATCACTGGTGCCGCTGGTGTTCGAGGCGCGCGACTGGACGCATGGCGTGCTGGTCGGGGCATCGATGGGGTCAGAGACCACCGCCGCCGCGGCCGGGCAGGTCGGGGTGATGCGTCGCGACCCGATGGCGATGAAGCCCTTCTGCGGCTACAACTTCGCCGACTACTTCGCCCACTGGCTGTCGTTTGATCGGGATGGCGCGAAGCTGCCGAAGGTCTTCCACGTCAACTGGTTCCGCAAGGGAAGCGACGGCAAGTTCCTCTGGCCCGGCTTCGGCGACAACCTCCGCGTGCTGGAGTGGATTGTCGGGCGGGTCGAGGGAACCGCCGGTGCGGTCGACACGCCGATCGGCCTGCAACCCACTGAAGGCGACATCAACCTGGGTGGGCTGGATCTTGGCGAAGAAGCGCGTTCGTTGCTGTTCGGTTTCGACCGCGCGGGCTGGCAGGCCGAACTCGAGAGCATCGGCAGCTATCTCGAGGATTACGGCCCAAGAATTCCAGTGGCTCTGATGGAGGAGCAGGCACGAATCGCCAAGTCAATCGGCTAG
- a CDS encoding TetR/AcrR family transcriptional regulator: MTEAASRNGRLSADDWAREALDQIAEQGVASVAVEPLARRLGVTKGSFYWHFPSRDALLQAALERWETAEQEIVFGSVENVSDPRERLRSLFQLVAHEVKSHIIYSELLKALDHPTVSPVIGRVSQRRLDYLTASFRQAGLGRTAAQHRARLAYAAYVGFLQLSLQLQQPRLHHDEFEAYVEHVMDTLIPQT; encoded by the coding sequence ATGACCGAAGCCGCATCACGCAACGGGCGCCTCAGCGCCGATGACTGGGCACGCGAAGCGCTCGACCAGATCGCCGAACAGGGCGTTGCGTCGGTGGCAGTGGAGCCGCTGGCGCGTCGACTCGGCGTGACCAAGGGCAGCTTCTATTGGCACTTCCCGTCGCGCGATGCATTGCTGCAGGCGGCGCTGGAGCGCTGGGAAACCGCCGAGCAGGAAATCGTGTTCGGCTCGGTGGAAAATGTCTCCGATCCGCGCGAGCGGTTGCGCTCGCTGTTCCAACTGGTCGCGCATGAGGTCAAGTCACACATTATCTATAGCGAATTGCTGAAGGCCCTGGACCATCCCACGGTCAGCCCGGTCATCGGGCGGGTCTCCCAGCGACGACTGGACTACCTCACCGCGAGCTTCCGCCAGGCCGGACTGGGCCGCACGGCTGCACAGCATCGCGCGCGCCTGGCCTACGCGGCCTATGTCGGCTTCCTGCAGCTCAGCCTGCAGTTGCAGCAGCCCCGGCTGCACCACGACGAGTTCGAGGCCTACGTCGAACACGTCATGGATACCCTGATCCCGCAAACCTGA